TGTAAATTTAATACTACTGGTTTCTGGTGGTAGAAAGATCATTGGTTTTGCATTCAGAGATCTCTTGATAGTTATTTGAGGGGTATCTCTTCTTGCCAATGCGTGTCAACGCAGTTTCTATTCCATCAAGGCCTTTCAGTTTTACAAGATATAGTATTAATGAAGAAACTAatggaatatttgataaggaCATTCCTTTTCTCTTAGCCTTCTGCAGTAAAATTTTCTTGGCTTCCCTTGATGCAATGCATTGTTTTTGCAATGGTGTCAAACTATATAGAGGATTTTTGCAGGGGCATATTAGTTTAgttctaaaatgtaattttatatctgctttattgtatttttttttaaatcttgtcaaatatttcccaattacattttaatttggtttgacCTATCTGGGGCAGTGTTGTCTCCAGCTTTATGTGACCCACGCGCTCTCTGTTTGACATTTCTGCCCTAAACTATGCATTCCTCCAGCATACATAGTAGTCCTTCCTTTGGTAGGAGTATAGGACTTGGGGTTCTAAAAGGTCTTCTTTAATATGGAGTGTTTTCCTCTACAGATGAGCTCACCTCATAAGAGCCCAGCCCCAAATTCACTAAGTGAGTATGAAGTATTGCCCAATGGCTGTGAAGCTCACTGGGAAGTGGTGGAGCGAATTCTGTTCATCTATGCCAAGCTGAACCCGGGCATTGCGTACGTCCAGGGCATGAATGAAATTGTGGGCCCTCTCTACTACACTTTTGCCACTGATCCCAATAGTGAATGGAAAGGTGAGAGACTCAATGCTGACTCATCACAATCAGGTTTCTACTTTTGTCTATAGGACCTCCGCTTAtccaatttccatttcctttcagaagaatggggaaatcaaatgaaaaatcaagaaacatgATGGGGAGTCATTattgtgtagtagatagagctTTAAACCtaggaatcaggaggacttggaTTCTAATCCTGCTTTGCCAGTACCaatatctttgtctttctcaatttcttcttctgtcacATAGGAATCAGGAGGTCATTGTTGGAAGGGATCCCAGACCAATGGGTTCATTATTATGCTGATCAGGGCCTAAAGATCAGTGAGATGAAATTATCTTTCCTCAGTTCTGTGGCTCATTATTGATGGATAAACTGGGGCAAGAGCCCTGGTCTCATTTTCTTGCACTATTAGTAGTCCCTGCCCATTTTGCCTGTTGGTATTGCTTTATATAGCATCTGCCCAATCATTGTTGATTCTATTGAAGTATTGTGAAGATCAAGGGAAGTATAtacatttagcaaatatttatgagACATCTTCTCCGGTTGATAGAAGTATAAATAAGGCATAATCCCAGTTGTAGCTTACTCAACAAATAGATATAGTGCCAATTAGTCCCTAAGAGTAGTATAAAGaacttcatttttgtaaaattgctTTGAAAATCTCAAAAGTTGTTATACTAATGTAAGGTGCTAGTATTATTACTGTGTTTTGGATGTTTGACATTAGATAAAGTAagggatgtatatatatatatatatatatatatatatatatatacacacacacagagacagagagagacaaagacaaagacaaaagccCTTACCTTCAAGGAGATTAATTTAAGGGAGAGAAAACCTACAtgtgaaaaatttaaataagaataatagtcTTAAAAACACACCAGGAAAAACCACACAGTTAAAAATGTTAGATGGTACACAATCATTTCCTTTGAACATTATAGGACATGGTTAGGCATGTAGAGTATAGGGTCCCTGTAGTCTGGGATGGTCAAGAAAGGTTTCACAGAGGAAGGATTTAAGAGAGGCCCCACAGAATGGGtaaggtttgtcttggcagagcagaggaagaggaaagaattgtAGTGGGTGCCCCAGACCGACTGGAGGAATTTGGTGGGGAAGAAGTATAACTGCTTCCTTGCTCTTTCTCTGTGCCGGTTGAagcccccagccccagcccctcgGGTCTCTTCCAGAACACGCTGAGGCAGACACATTTTTCTGCTTCACCAACCTGATGTCTGAGATCCGGGACAACTTCATCAAGAGCCTGGATGACTCCCAGTGTGGCATCACCTACAAGATGGAAAAGGTGTACTCCACCTTGAAGGAAAAGGATGTGGAGCTCTACTTGAAGCTGGTGAGGAAGGCCTTCAGGCTATTTGATCCTGTTCCTGCTATTATCAGTACTTGTTAGCTGATGATTGAGAGAGAGCTTGGAATTTTAGGGCttctggttgttgttgttttttcctaaaTCAAGTCTTAATTGGAATTTATCCTTTTAACTGCCAAAGTGAGTCTCCTGAAGTACAAGTATGACTATTTTActttctactcaataaactctagtggttccCAGTTGCCTCCAGGAATAAATATGATATCCTCTACTATTTTCAACCCATCACAAAATGGCTCTTTCCTACTTTTATTCTTCTACCTTCTCTTCCTActagtcttcttacacttcaTTCTTCTcctataatacatatgtatatatatatattatatcttcttcttctaatatatatagaatatataatgaCATTGGCTTTCTTGCTATTTTTTACACATAACACTTAATTGCACAAATCTTGGCTTTTTCATTGCATGCCACCAGGCCTGAAATGCTCtttttgtcttattgctatacACTAGCTTCCTTTATATTgaactcaaatcccacctttaaGAGACTTTTccatccctctgtctctcttccttttcttcttccttctctttctccttacctctccctttcccatggAATTACTTTCTCTATCTACCCTGCACAtatcttgtatttatataattttttgcttGCTGTCTTCTCCAGTACagtatgagctccttgaggactggggtttttttgtctttctttgtgttgTCAGTGTTTAGTATCATGTGTGGTACATActacatacttaataaatatttgttgactgcttgatttttttgttcctttccaACAGCAGTTCTGGTAAGAGAAATGTTCAGagaaatgttaatttaaaatatgACATGCAAATGGATGCTTAGTTGAGAATTGGCTTAAATAAACCCTTGATTGGAAAAGGATATTGGAAGTACTATTTACCCAGTGATTGCTGTCCTAATCCCAAATTGCCTTCACCTAACCTACAGCAAGAGCAAAACATCAAGCCACAGTTCTTTGCTTTTCGATGGCTGACTCTGCTGCTGTCCCAGGAGTTCCTGCTTCCTGATGTCATCCGCATCTGGGATACCCTCTTCGCTGATGATAACCGATTTGACTTCCTCCTCCTTGTCTGTTGCGCCATGTTGGTGTGAGTCTCCTGTGAATCAGGAATGCCCTCCCTTAGCTGGGCAATCTCTGGGATGCCATGGGATGGGAACTGGGAGGAATGccagaacaagaaagaaagaattctctTATTTAGcctgaatggattttttttggaTAGAGAAACCACTGCACTGATTTGACATTGGTATTGTTTGGGGAAAGCATTCCATAAAACTCCTCATTGAtggtggaaggaaaaaaattattggtcAAGCAGGATCCTTTCTCAGAGTCTTGGCTCTTAGTGATAAGTATCTATAGTCCATgtattctttttttgaaatgtgaAGGTTCAAGTTGTGTTGGAACTTGTTTTCTTTAGATTGATCCGGGAGCAGTTATTGGGAGGAGACTTCACTTTGAACATGAGGCTGCTTCAGGTAAGGATCTGGGGAAATTCAGGCTGGGAAGAATGTGATAGGGCCCACAGCTGTTGTTGAACTGTTCCTTCTAAGGAGACCTGTCGGGGAGACTATGGATAGGGAGACTGGGGTGCCCCAGAGAACTTTTGCCCTTTGAAGATTAATAAGAACAGTTTCTGTGAGAGCTACCATAGGTAAACAGGGGAGGAAGAGTCGGTTAATCAACAAATatgttttaacaattaacaaatatgtattaaatctGTGCTAGGAATTAAGTTACCAAGTACTAAGAATGAAACATTCCCTTTtcacaaagagcttacatttgtGTGGGAGAGACAATTGGTacacatgtaaatacatacaaCATAATAATAAATTCGGTCAGCTCtctggtacaatggatagagtactatcCCTGGAGTCAGTagggactgagttcaaatgtggtctcagatacttgataCCTACTAGCTGGGTAAtcatgagcaaattacttaatcccaattgcttggGGTAGGAATGGAAATAATAAAGTGAATATTTACTAACAGGTTAAATACTAGGTAGTTTGGAAAGGGAGGGTACTAGCATTTGTGGAGGGACAGATTAGCAGAGACCTCATACAGAAGATttcacttgattttaaaaaaagagggattCTGTGAGATGAAAGTAAGGAAAAAGCATATTTCTGCAGgcattgagaaagaaaagggagtgtCATATGACAAGAATAGAGTGAAGGCTAGTTTGTCTAGTTTTCAAAGTACATGAGACCAAGTGATGTCCAACAGGGTGGGAAAGATAGACCTGGGTATATATTTTATGCCCAGAGGCAGTAGGGAGCTACTCGAACTGAGTAAAGGAGGCACATGGTCATATCAGTACTTAAGGAAAATTATGTTGGTGGAAGTAGTATAGGATGGACCAGAGGTTGGAGATAGCCAGTAAAGTAGGAGAGTATTTCAATAAATAAGGCAAGAAGTGATAAAGGCCTAAACTAAGGGGTGGGTGAGTGGAGAGAAAGATAGTGAAAGCCATGTGAGCCAATGCAGTTCTTGAGAAAGTGTTTAGACAAGAACCAGACTTAGATAGAATCTTAGGGAACGTCCAAAGTGAAGGGGTCAAATGTGAAAACTGAGAAGGAGAAACCAGAtgggtagaaagagaaagaaatacaacaaaaaaacCTTAGAGGTGGGAGTCTTCTAAAGGAGAGGGTGTTACATAAAGCTGAGAGACCAAGAAGAAGGAAAACTGAAAGGTTGAAgatttgagagggagagaaagagttcCAGAATGACAGAAAATGTAACTTGTTGGAGAAGATGGGAAGGAATGTGATCAAGAGCAATAAGCAGAGTATTGGCAATGTCAAGAAGTTTTGAGATGAAAAGAATGGGAGAAGAGAGCTCAGTTAAATAGGAGGCAAAGTCCTCACCTGCTAGGGAGGGAAGAATTAGGGGCTTGATAAGGAAAGAGGCTTGATGTAGCTTCTGTAGGTAGTTGAGGAGTTAgctggagagaagaaaaggtctgTCTTGCTGCAGTGAGGGTCTAGTTTATTGGctaatatgaattttatatattttttttattatagctttttattgacagaacatatgcatgggtaatttttcaacattgacccttgcaagcacttctgttccaacttttccctttcttccctccacctcctcccctagatggcagacagtctcatacactaacataaatttttaatgtatgatAAAACAGTTGTGATACTTCCTCCagttttcatttaattcaattaaattaatttaaggaAGTGGATGGTGGAAGTAACCTAGTGATGAGGATCAAGAGGAGTAAAGCATAGGGAGAGGTAGAATCATAAGAAGTTATAGTCAGAAAGGAAATGTCAGAATTTCCAATAAGGGAAGTATAGATTGACCTGGAAATAGAGATGCAACAGCCcctataatagctagcatttatgtagcattttaagattttctaaatgctttacatatatcgtctcatttgattttcacaacaaccttgggagatggATTACCCATTTGCagattattatacccattttacagatgaggagcctGAGGTTGAAAAGGTGAAATTATTTAGCCAGGATTACACAGCACAATACATCTGAAACAGGGTATCAACTTGGGTAGATCTTCTAGACTCCAAACTCAGGTTCCTAGCCTCAGTACCATTTAATATGGATTGTGTGGAAGATTTTGATTGAGTAGATTTCAAAGGAGTATAGGTTActgattgaaggcaaaaggaataaaaggaaaataaatgtgatGACATGTGGTTTACCTAAGGTTGCACAGCTAATTAATAGTGACATATAGGTGTGTGCCCCTTAATACAATGTTTCCCCTTTGGGAGTCTTTTACCAATAATAATGCTCTGGTTCATGGATTCATACTTGCTGCTGTGATGTCTACTTTGCTCCTGGAAACAAGACTGTCTGCTTTCATAATCTATTGCCACTACACATATTTCTTCTTAGGATTTGTCCCCATTCTGGCCCCCTTAAATCCTAGACCattgttttctaaaatcagtcaacaaacatttatttttttataatatttcattttcccaaataaatacaaagatagttttcaacattcacctttgcaaaatcttgtgttccaaatttttcttcctctctcccctaccCCTTTCCCATTCTTCTCTCCCCAAGACTGCAAGCAATCCGATATGGGTTAAACCTGtgccattcttctaaacatatttccatattcatcatgccgTACAgtaaaaatcagctcaaaaggtaaaaataaaaaacaggagaaaggaaaaagagcaaaaaaaaaacaacaaaaaggtgaaactactatgtgttcttcacagttctctctctggatatgaatggcactttccatctcaagtcgcaataaatatttattaaatgactacaaAGTGCCaggtataggggcagctaggtggtgaagtggataagagtgccaggtctggggtcaggaacattcatcttcctgaattcaaatctggcctcagatacttactagcagtgggatcctgggcaggtcacttaatcatgtttgtctcagtttcctcatctgtaaaatgatctggaaagaaaatgtcaatccagtgtctttgcaaatggggtcaagaagaggagagacataactgaaaaaactgaacaacaaacttTTCAGGTAGTGTgctaaattctatttaaaaaaaaaaaaaagcaaaaccagtcctcaaggagcttacaatttaaaaaggagacaacatggaaacaaATAGATAAAAGCAAAGTATATACAGGAAAAATAGATGAGGGGGAAGGCACTGGTTGATATAGAAAAACGTGGAAAGACTTGTACTTAGGAAAatctatccacctccagagaaatgagaaaataagcatAGTATGGTCTTATATGTGTATAAGTATCTATATGTATGTCTAGATAactgtgtatctatctatatctatctatatctatctatatatatatatactcaagaatagttaaatcatttaAAGGGGTAAGGGTTAGGAGGcggaaaaagtaaaattaaaatgcacagcagagaacaagaaaggaaaaagcaggaCAGCTTTGCAAACAATGTGCATTatctaatattattatatatctattatataatatattgaaattgaaatttattgttttagatTTAAAACTTATGATCTGCTGtgtacatggcaattttttttttaattttgaatttagtataaaataaataatgacagAGTAGATGACAAGAAGGCagtaatggctaacatttatgtaagcactttaaattttgcaaagtgctgtatgtgtattatttcacttgatcttcacaatgatcctaggaggtaggtgctattattatcaccaatttacagataaggaaactgaggttgagataggttaagggacttgctcaagaCTGAATGAACAAAACATTAATCACCAGGCTGTGTGTCAAGCTTtgggaatacaaatgcaaaaggcAAGGGAATCcctgtttttaaggagttcatAGTCATAAGAAAATTCAACTACTGGTTGACTAGAAAGACCTGAAAGGTCTAAGGATTGAATGACAGAGCCCAGAAGTCCTTAGGTTACATGAGCAAGTCCAAGATATCCAGGAACTGCAGATTATTGGGACAAGGCAGATGATAAGGCCTGCTTCTTTCATcaaaacaaagcatttattaaatgcctattatatgccagatagtgtgctaagtgctttacaaatattatctcattgaattGTGTAGTGTCCTGGAAAAAAAAGTGAGGCAGGATGTTCTAGAAGTAGAAGTGGGTTTTCCCTATTTTGGCCAGTTCCCCATTCCATTATGGGTTCTGTGATTAGTTTAAGTATCTGTTCTTCTCCAGGTGGGTGACCTTCCCAGTGATGTGTCTGAAGCAAACTTTCTGCCTCCAACTACAATTCTCTTATTACCTTGTCAGACTGATAATACATGCTCAAATATGTTTGACCAGATAGATTGGCAGATGTCCAAAAATAGCACCATATACAAGCATTGTTAATCAGTTACTTGGGTTATatccttttttctaatttttttgaatatagccagatatttctctcttctcataaCTTTTTAAACACTTTTTGGTCTTGAGTAGGCACTTTTTCCTTACCCTTTTAGAAGGAGggggccttttttttttatcctatagTTCATTATTTGGTGCACTGTACATGCTGTACCTATATAAGTATATGCATAGTAAGCAAACAGTACTCATTTGAAACTAcagaaaaactggaaatcagaGCAGAGAGTGTAGTGCCAGATTGACTGTTGGAAGAGAGGCTATGGTCATGTTCATTTATGTTATAGAGGAAACAAAGTCTTGATGTCAGAGGACATCAGCTTTGCCATCTCTTGAATGGAGGTGCAAACAGAGTCCATTTAGTGTGAAATTCAATTGGATGAGTTACTTAAGAAAGCTGGTGCTCATCTAAATTGTGTGCTGCATTttataaaaaatctttattagtATTCCTTATCTTAGCAGCAGTTTCCTCCAGCCCCTGAATTTTTTGTTGATGGTAAGGATTACATCCATGTATAAACCTCTGTTGTTTTCATCCTTCTCCAGGATTACCCCATCACAGATGTTCATCATATCTTACAAAAAGCCAAGGAACTCCAAGACTCGAAGTAGGTCGGTAGCAGAGAGCTCAGGACTCCAACTACTTAAGGAAAGGCCCTATGGTCAGGGCTGAGTCTATATCAGCCCTTGGAGACTACCAGAAGGCTCAGCTTTGCCTGGAGCTATTGGAGCAGTAGTACAGTTCAAGCTGATTGAATACCCTGCTCCAAGTATCATTCATCCACATCACCCAATCAGCACCTCTGAAGCAGCTccattcttttataatttttattttcttagcttGACTCTTCATTATCTGTCTGCTATCTATTTCCTTGTCAATCTCCCTACTCCCAACACACTCCACATCTTATCAATGATTTCTTTCCTGCTATTTCAGGATTGGAGCCAGCCAGGTTTACTTTCTTCAGGAGGATTCCATTAGGTGACTGGGCTGTGTGGAGGTTGACAAGGGTCCGTTCATGTCTCTACCTCCCTATTCTTCCCTTGGTCCTGCTGCTGGGGATCATAATTATTGCTTTTCCTGCTTTTGGAGCTGCCTCACCTTCTATCTTGGGAATGGATGGGAAAGTAAAGAACTATCCAGAGGCCCTTCATTCCTCCTCTTAGCAGGGACTTCGAAAACACCTCCTCTGAGAAAGCAACACTAGAAATCACCAAGAGGCTGATTACAAGGAACTTCTTTATGCTCttgttgtttctttcttccttctcttttgctttattttagagCTATTTTCCCTACCAAtatgattaaatgaattagaagaatAGTATCACCAGAAAGTGAATCATGTGATGACACTAAAAACCCATTTCCAAGAAGCCCAGGACAATGTCAGTACTATGTCAATATGCAGTCAGTATGACTACACAGGTTTAGGACCTTGGAAGTCTCTTCTACTCTAAAGTCCCTCACCTTCAAATCTGCCCACCTTTTTTGGCAGGTACAAAGTGTTTTCTAAATTTGGCAGGCCTAGGATTCCTCACTGCCCAATTAAAGATCTCTGTCTTTGAGATCAAGATAGTTAAGTTTTGTCCTATGGATGTTTTGAGCCTGATTCCAAGTAGAAAACCTTTGTTGCTTCTCTTCTGTTAGTAGTTCTTGTTGTTAGGATCCTAAAATGGTACCACTTGTCTGGAAAGGGCTGGTGGACCATGGAAAGCAGTGTATCTCATTTCTTCAGTTTAAATCCAGGGTTTTAACTGGAAATAAAAAGTTCTTAATAGGAAAATGGATTAGAATTACTAGCTTATATTATTGGAAATATTGGGAGTCagataatgaggaaactggaatCAGTAGAATGTTCCCATTGGGATCAGTTGCTGACTTCAATCAACTGCTCATAGGCACTTACTGTATTTACACTGGAGTTTATCTCCAAAGTGATTTCCTGATGCTAATGCTAAGGACTGAGGAGCTGAAGGTGCTAGTACAGAGAAATCTGTTTACTTAGGGAACAAGCCAACTCTATTGGCATAGACACCAAAGCAGGACATTCTTAGAAGGCTTTGCTGGTCAGCTGGCTCTAGCTTGGCCCCTTTGGAAGCCACTTCTCCCCTCGCAGTGGGTGAATGTGTGACTTACTTTGTCTAAAAGCATGTTATTTCTCTTTAGAGTTTGTATGTATGATGTTAGGagacaatagaaagaaaaaggtatTATTATGGGAAAGGtactaaattttgttgttttttttttcccctttcctctatcACATGCCATCCAGCAGGACCAGGGTCTTGGGTCTGACTCTCCAGACCTTCTCCCCATTGTGTGCCTCCACAGGTGTTTCTCAAGCTTGAATTCTGCCATATTCCTGATAAGAAGACAATTACTTTTGCTGTTCCCCATTGTTGGTCCAGGGTCCTCAATCTGTTTCTACTATGGTCTTCTCCATAAGcttctttcttctgcttttgCCCTTCTAGCTCTATTGGTATCTGGGAGACTTTACtaaaattccattatttattGCAAATGAGTAGGTTTGGTGATGGAATTGAATGTATGACCCTTATGACTTGTCAGTTCCCAGAAGATCCTAGCACTtcccttgttttatttttgtagcatTCCAATCACAGTTTCTGACAGTCTCTGCCTCTTTTGTAGTCTTGGTtctgaaaggagaggaaaaaaatatatagatgatTTCCTTCCTTTTGGACTTCCTACCTCAAGGTACTTGTCCAGGTAGTGTCCTAGATCATTCCTTTTAATTCTGATTGGAGCTCTGGAGTCTCTGTTACTCTTAAGGCAGTAAGAAGGCAATTTGAACATATAACAGCTTGTAGAGAATATTCTCCAGTTCCCACCCCATTGTCACCTTCTGTCTGCCGTCctagagaatttcaaggaataAGGCATGCACTTGAAGTACTTTGGAGTTAGCAATTAGAGATTTCTTCCCATTTACTGGGTTAGAAGAAACTTAATTATTCTCTCACTAATTTTCCTCCTGGATGACCCTCTATAAAActttgaagaaaggaggaaggaaactgagttaTGTTTTCCAAGTCTGACCCTCTTAAGATTGTCCACCAGCTTTTCTCATGGAGTATTAGAGTAGGTGGTCCCTTCTctgggttttctttttccttttccaaggaCCCTAGACTGGAAAAATATTCTGTTTTACCTTACAATATCAGGATTGTACCTCAATATTTTTATGGCCTGAGAACTTTGGCTCAGGCGTCCAGCCAAGACTGCCCAGATATGCTCGGACAAATTTCCTTCTTGCCTTCTCCAGGGCTATGCTGTGCgctctatatatgtgtgtgtatgtatagtcCTCTAACAAATAGAAGCCTACCACCACTCTACTGCCCTCATGCTTTCTTGCCCATAAAAGGAAGACTGGGGATATTAGAGATGATGTTGTGTTAGCAATGAGACAGGCTGACAGAGGTTTAAATTGGGAAGTATCCAAACCATCATTGGTCTTATTTTTTGCACATCTGGTTTTCCTTCCCTTTGATTAAGCCTTCAGATTCAAATTGTAGACTCATGAAAATGGTCAAGCTGGTACCTATAGCATTGGATGGCTAGAGGCAAGCCTTTCTATTGGAGAAATTCCTCAAGAACTGGACCTAAGGCCCCAGCCCACACAAAACTTTTTCCAATTTTTGaggggtgtgtatgtatgtgagtgtgtatgtgtgtgtgtgtgtgtgtgtgtgtgtgtgtgtttataatatCCAGTACACTTTTCTTTGGATTGCTCagaatatcttttcttttaaatttttgcttgTTAATCAGTGCTGTTCATGACAACTTGTCTTAATAAATCATGTGTCTTTGCTTTGAAACAGACCCATTGGGTGTGATTGAATTGTACTAAAACAGTTCTGTAATGGGAGATCTTGTGATTAGGTCAGAGAACTATTGTGAAAAAGACTTGGATTAtcaaaattctttataatattaaGAGATGCCTCAAACTTCGAATTATCTAGTTCACCCATTCCCCTACCCCCTTTTTTCCCCAAGGTCCAAAGAGGAGAAGCAAGGCCTTCAGAACTAGTATATTCACTGGTGCTAATTCTGGCCTAACATAACTGTTGGTTCTCTCTACTGAGAGcccatatttaaaacaaaatgactGAAATCAAGCAGGGCTAATGACTAATTTTTACCTCAGAATAAACAGAATTTGCAAATTCTCAGGTTTTTAAGagaagggacttttttttttcacttaacagtatttctcctccccctcccagttatatgtaaagatagttttcaacattcatctttgtaagattttgagctccagattttgccttcccttttcccttccccaagacagcaagcaatctgataatagGCTATACttgtataatcatgttaaacatttccacattttatGAAAGCAGACC
The DNA window shown above is from Sminthopsis crassicaudata isolate SCR6 chromosome 2, ASM4859323v1, whole genome shotgun sequence and carries:
- the TBC1D13 gene encoding TBC1 domain family member 13 isoform X1 — translated: MSSRHQNRIADFQDVLREPKIALGKLRELSFSGIPCEGGLRCLCWKILLNYLPLERALWTSILAKQRELYSQFLREMIIQPGIAKANLGVSREDVTFEDHPLNPNPDSRWNTYFKDNEVLLQIDKDVRRLCPDISFFQRPTDYPCLLILDPQNEFETLRKRVEQTTLKSQTVAKNRSGVTNMSSPHKSPAPNSLSEYEVLPNGCEAHWEVVERILFIYAKLNPGIAYVQGMNEIVGPLYYTFATDPNSEWKEHAEADTFFCFTNLMSEIRDNFIKSLDDSQCGITYKMEKVYSTLKEKDVELYLKLQEQNIKPQFFAFRWLTLLLSQEFLLPDVIRIWDTLFADDNRFDFLLLVCCAMLVLIREQLLGGDFTLNMRLLQDYPITDVHHILQKAKELQDSK
- the TBC1D13 gene encoding TBC1 domain family member 13 isoform X2, which translates into the protein MPARIADFQDVLREPKIALGKLRELSFSGIPCEGGLRCLCWKILLNYLPLERALWTSILAKQRELYSQFLREMIIQPGIAKANLGVSREDVTFEDHPLNPNPDSRWNTYFKDNEVLLQIDKDVRRLCPDISFFQRPTDYPCLLILDPQNEFETLRKRVEQTTLKSQTVAKNRSGVTNMSSPHKSPAPNSLSEYEVLPNGCEAHWEVVERILFIYAKLNPGIAYVQGMNEIVGPLYYTFATDPNSEWKEHAEADTFFCFTNLMSEIRDNFIKSLDDSQCGITYKMEKVYSTLKEKDVELYLKLQEQNIKPQFFAFRWLTLLLSQEFLLPDVIRIWDTLFADDNRFDFLLLVCCAMLVLIREQLLGGDFTLNMRLLQDYPITDVHHILQKAKELQDSK
- the TBC1D13 gene encoding TBC1 domain family member 13 isoform X3, whose product is MIIQPGIAKANLGVSREDVTFEDHPLNPNPDSRWNTYFKDNEVLLQIDKDVRRLCPDISFFQRPTDYPCLLILDPQNEFETLRKRVEQTTLKSQTVAKNRSGVTNMSSPHKSPAPNSLSEYEVLPNGCEAHWEVVERILFIYAKLNPGIAYVQGMNEIVGPLYYTFATDPNSEWKEHAEADTFFCFTNLMSEIRDNFIKSLDDSQCGITYKMEKVYSTLKEKDVELYLKLQEQNIKPQFFAFRWLTLLLSQEFLLPDVIRIWDTLFADDNRFDFLLLVCCAMLVLIREQLLGGDFTLNMRLLQDYPITDVHHILQKAKELQDSK